The following are encoded in a window of Chitinophaga sp. H8 genomic DNA:
- a CDS encoding phosphonatase-like hydrolase, whose translation MGIKLVVFDIAGTTLHDESNVALVLQQAIKTAGVTVSVEEVNEVMGYAKPFAIRHLLEQKQDARFKDPVFIDQLHEQFVQEMKNHYAHSPAVREKTGTTAVLKALKEKGIKVGLDTGFDRGITNVILERVGWQHNGLIDAVVTSDEVPKGRPYPYMIYRTMEQLGIQSIKAVAKVGDTVSDLEEGTNAGCRYVIGVTTGAYTRSQLAAGPHTHLIATLDELFTIL comes from the coding sequence TAGTCGTATTTGATATTGCAGGCACTACCCTGCATGATGAATCCAATGTAGCCCTGGTATTGCAGCAAGCAATAAAGACGGCAGGGGTAACTGTGTCTGTGGAAGAGGTTAATGAAGTAATGGGGTATGCCAAGCCGTTTGCAATCCGCCATTTGCTGGAGCAAAAGCAGGATGCACGTTTTAAAGATCCTGTGTTTATAGACCAGTTGCATGAACAGTTTGTACAGGAAATGAAAAATCATTATGCCCATAGTCCGGCTGTAAGGGAAAAAACAGGCACCACCGCCGTGTTGAAGGCATTAAAGGAAAAGGGGATTAAAGTAGGGTTGGATACCGGTTTTGACCGGGGGATTACGAATGTTATCCTGGAAAGGGTAGGCTGGCAGCACAACGGACTTATTGATGCCGTGGTGACCAGCGATGAGGTGCCCAAGGGCAGGCCTTATCCTTATATGATTTATCGTACGATGGAGCAATTGGGCATTCAAAGTATTAAAGCGGTAGCCAAAGTAGGGGATACGGTTTCCGATCTGGAAGAAGGTACCAATGCCGGTTGCCGCTATGTAATAGGTGTTACTACCGGTGCGTATACCAGGAGTCAGCTGGCAGCAGGCCCTCATACCCACCTGATCGCTACTTTAGACGAATTATTCACCATACTCTGA
- a CDS encoding TIGR03364 family FAD-dependent oxidoreductase: MQQHQADVAIIGAGIVGLAMAYHLAGKGKKIVVFERNSKAISASIRNFGLVWPVGQSAGHMYERALKSRRTWQHLANATGLQCQETGSLHLVYQQDELAVLEEFTRTAPANGYECQLLTPEQVAQRSQAVKMDGLLAGMWSSTEMTVNPREASAVIARYLEEQQAVTFRWGTAVNSLEMPYIRTKDEKWQVDQVFVCSGADFETLYPEVYAQAPLTKCKLQMMRTVPQPGNWSLGPALCAGLTLMHYAAFNTCSTLDALKKRVQAEMPEYLQWGIHLLISQNGAGELSIGDSHEYGPDFEPFDKEFINALILKYMHTFLAAPDYTIQERWHGIYPKLTNGGTDLILQPEKEVTIVNGLGGAGMTLGFGLAEEITAKI, encoded by the coding sequence ATGCAACAACATCAGGCCGACGTAGCTATTATTGGCGCGGGCATTGTAGGGCTTGCCATGGCCTATCACCTGGCCGGCAAGGGAAAAAAAATAGTGGTATTTGAGCGCAACAGCAAAGCCATCAGTGCATCTATCCGCAATTTTGGCCTGGTATGGCCTGTGGGCCAGTCGGCAGGCCATATGTATGAACGTGCTTTAAAGAGTCGTCGTACCTGGCAGCACCTGGCCAACGCTACCGGATTACAATGCCAGGAAACAGGCTCCCTGCACCTGGTATACCAGCAGGACGAGCTGGCAGTACTGGAAGAATTTACTCGCACCGCCCCTGCCAATGGTTATGAATGCCAGCTGTTAACCCCGGAACAGGTAGCACAGCGTAGTCAGGCTGTGAAAATGGACGGGCTGCTGGCAGGCATGTGGAGCAGCACCGAAATGACCGTCAACCCGCGGGAGGCCAGCGCTGTTATAGCCCGGTACCTGGAAGAACAGCAGGCAGTTACCTTCCGCTGGGGAACAGCGGTGAATTCATTGGAGATGCCCTATATCCGGACAAAGGACGAAAAATGGCAGGTAGACCAGGTATTTGTTTGCAGTGGTGCTGATTTTGAAACTTTGTACCCAGAAGTATACGCCCAGGCGCCCCTCACAAAATGTAAACTGCAAATGATGCGGACCGTGCCACAACCCGGCAACTGGTCGTTAGGGCCAGCGCTGTGCGCAGGACTTACCCTGATGCATTATGCAGCTTTTAATACCTGCAGTACCCTGGATGCACTGAAGAAACGGGTGCAGGCAGAAATGCCGGAATACCTGCAATGGGGGATCCACCTGCTGATCTCGCAAAATGGTGCAGGAGAGCTTTCCATTGGAGATTCCCATGAATATGGGCCGGACTTTGAACCTTTCGATAAGGAGTTCATCAATGCACTCATCCTGAAATATATGCATACTTTCCTGGCTGCACCGGATTATACTATTCAGGAGCGCTGGCATGGTATTTATCCTAAGCTGACCAATGGCGGAACAGACCTGATCCTCCAGCCGGAGAAAGAAGTGACTATCGTAAATGGATTGGGAGGAGCCGGTATGACACTGGGATTTGGACTGGCAGAAGAAATCACGGCAAAAATTTAA